From one Mesoplodon densirostris isolate mMesDen1 chromosome 19, mMesDen1 primary haplotype, whole genome shotgun sequence genomic stretch:
- the LRFN3 gene encoding leucine-rich repeat and fibronectin type-III domain-containing protein 3 — MAVLPLLLCLLPLAPASSPPQPATPSPCPRRCRCQTQSLPLSVLCPGAGLLFVPPSLDRRAAELRLADNFIATVRRRDLANMTGLLHLSLSRNTIRHVAAGAFADLRALRALHLDGNRLTSLGEGQLRGLVNLRHLILSNNQLAALAAGALDDCAETLEDLDLSYNNLEQLPWEALGRLGNVNTLGLDHNLLASVPAGAFSRLHKLARLDMTSNRLTTIPPDPLFSRLPLLARPRGSPASALVLAFGGNPLHCNCELVWLRRLAREDDLEACASPPALGGRYFWAVGEEEFVCEPPVVTHRSPPLAVPAGRPAALRCRAVGDPEPRVRWVSPQGRLLGNSSRARAFPNGTLELLVTEPGDGGTFTCIAANAAGEATAAVELTVGPPPPPQLANSTSCDPPRDGDPDALTPPSAASVSASAKAADAGPPTDRGVQVTEHGATAALVQWPDQRPIPGIRMYQIQYNSSADDILVYRMIPADSSSFLLTDLASGRTYDLCVLAVYEDGATGLTATRPVGCHRFSTEPALRPCGAPHAPFLGGTMIIALGGVIVASVLIFIFVLLMRYKVHGGQPPGKAKASAPVSSVCSQTNGALGPTLAPPAPEPAAPRAHTAVQLDCEPWGPSHEPTGP; from the exons ATGGCcgtcctccctctgctcctctgccTGCTGCCGCTGGCCCCCGCCTCGTCTCCACCCCAGCCAGCCACACCCAGCCCGTGTCCCCGTCGCTGCCGCTgccagacacagtccctgcccctaAGCGTGCTGTGCCCGGGGGCAGGCCTTCTGTTCGTTCCACCCTCGCTGGACCGCCGGGCGGCCGAGCTGCGCCTGGCGGACAACTTCATCGCGACCGTGCGGCGCCGTGACCTGGCCAACATGACGGGCCTGCTGCACCTGAGCTTGTCACGCAACACCATCCGCCACGTGGCCGCCGGTGCCTTCGCTGATCTCCGCGCCCTGCGCGCTCTGCACCTGGACGGCAACCGGCTGACCTCGCTGGGTGAGGGGCAGCTGCGTGGCCTGGTCAACTTACGCCACCTCATCCTGAGCAACAACCAGCTGGCAGCCCTGGCGGCTGGGGCCCTGGACGACTGCGCTGAGACACTCGAGGACCTCGACCTCTCCTACAACAACCTCGAACAGCTGCCCTGGGAAGCGTTGGGCCGCCTGGGCAACGTCAACACGCTGGGCCTCGACCACAACCTACTGGCTTCCGTGCCCGCCGGCGCCTTTTCCCGCCTGCACAAGCTGGCGCGGCTGGACATGACCTCCAACCGCCTAACCACCATCCCACCCGACCCACTCTTCTCCCGCCTGCCGCTGCTGGCCAGGCCCCGCGGCTCCCCCGCGTCCGCCCTGGTGCTGGCCTTCGGCGGGAACCCCCTGCACTGCAACTGTGAGCTGGTGTGGCTCCGGCGGCTGGCGCGTGAGGACGACCTCGAGGCCTGCGCCTCCCCGCCGGCCCTGGGTGGCCGCTACTTCTGGGCTGTGGGTGAGGAGGAGTTTGTGTGCGAGCCCCCCGTGGTGACACACCGTTCGCCGCCCCTGGCCGTGCCTGCCGGTCGGCCAGCCGCCCTGCGCTGCCGGGCAGTGGGCGACCCCGAGCCCCGTGTGCGCTGGGTGTCACCCCAGGGCCGGCTGCTGGGCAACTCGAGCCGAGCTCGCGCCTTCCCTAACGGGACGCTGGAGCTGCTGGTCACCGAGCCGGGCGATGGCGGCACCTTTACCTGCATTGCGGCCAATGCAGCTGGCGAGGCCACGGCTGCTGTGGAGCTGACCGTcggccccccgccgcccccccagCTGGCCAACAGCACAAGCTGTGACCCCCCGCGGGACGGGGATCCTGATGCCCTCACCCCGCCCTCTGCCGCCTCGGTCTCTGCCTCCGCCAAGGCGGCTGACGCTGGGCCCCCTACCGACCGTGGCGTCCAGGTGACTGAGCACGGGGCCACAGCCGCTCTAGTCCAGTGGCCAGATCAGCGGCCTATCCCAGGCATCCGCATGTACCAAATCCAGTACAACAGCTCAGCCGACGACATCCTCGTCTACAG GATGATCCCAGCCGACAGCAGCTCCTTCCTGTTGACGGACCTGGCATCAGGCCGCACCTACGACCTGTGTGTGCTAGCCGTGTACGAGGACGGCGCCACGGGGCTGACAGCCACACGGCCTGTGGGCTGCCACCGCTTCTCCACTGAGCCAGCGCTGCGGCCCTGCGGGGCCCCACACGCACCCTTCCTGGGCGGCACTATGATCATCGCACTGGGTGGTGTTATCGTGGCCTCGGTACTGATCTTCATCTTCGTGCTGCTCATGCGCTACAAGGTGCACGGTGGCCAACCCCCGGGCAAGGCCAAGGCATCTGCCCCTGTCAGCAGCGTTTGCTCCCAGACCAATGGCGCCCTGGGCCCCACGCTGGCCCCGCCGGCTCCTGAGCCGGCCGCACCCAGGGCCCACACCGCGGTCCAGCTGGACTGTGAGCCCTGGGGGCCCAGCCACGAACCCACGGGACCCTAG